Proteins found in one Balaenoptera musculus isolate JJ_BM4_2016_0621 chromosome 4, mBalMus1.pri.v3, whole genome shotgun sequence genomic segment:
- the RPL22L1 gene encoding 60S ribosomal protein L22-like 1, with protein sequence MALKKDRKPKKSTWKFNLDLTHPVEDGIFDSGNFEQFLREKVKVNGKTGNLGNVVHIERFKNKITVVSEKQFSKRYLKYLTKKYLKKNNLRDWLCVVASDKETYELRYFQISQDEDGSESED encoded by the exons ATGGCGCTG AAGAAAGACAGGAAGCCTAAGAAGTCAACCTGGAAGTTTAATTTGGACCTTACTCATCCAGTAGAAGATGGAATTTTTGATTCTGGAAATTTT gaACAGTTTCTACGGGAGAAGGTTAAAGTGaatggaaaaactggaaatcTTGGGAATGTCGTTCACATTGAACGCTTCAAGAATAAAATCACAGTTGTTTCTGAGAAACAGTTCTCTAAAAG gtatttgaAATACCTTACCAAGAAATACCTTAAAAAGAACAATCTTCGTGATTGGCTTTGTGTGGTTGCATCTGACAAGGAGACTTACGAACTTCGTTACTTCCAGATTAGTCAAGACGAAGATGGATCCGAGTCTGAGGACTAG